In the Xiamenia xianingshaonis genome, one interval contains:
- the argC gene encoding N-acetyl-gamma-glutamyl-phosphate reductase → MAIKTAVVGAAGFAGVELIRVLLRHPHFELVVATSNELAETPIAQEYPCFVGATDLAFSTHDDPALAECDLVFLAVPHTAALAMAPAHVKRGAVVVDLSADFRLEDPAVYEQWYNTPHTELELLAKRAFGLPELFRDDLARVQGEHAAGQGVLVGCAGCYPTATALAGAPAMRLGLASSEGAIVVDAISGVTGAGKKCSPRTHYCFDNENVEAYGVATHRHTPEIEQILGAKDRVVFTPHLAPTNRGILSTVNIPLASGIKPDASAIRAQYEEFYWDDYFVHVLNERVQPRTSSVAATNHAHLGIAVNEPARTLIVTSAIDNLGKGAASQAVQCANIVFGFAESAGLDYLAIPVI, encoded by the coding sequence ATGGCAATCAAGACGGCCGTGGTGGGTGCCGCGGGGTTTGCAGGCGTCGAGCTCATTCGGGTGCTGTTGCGCCACCCTCACTTTGAACTGGTCGTGGCAACGTCCAACGAACTGGCCGAAACGCCCATTGCGCAGGAATATCCATGCTTCGTCGGCGCGACCGACTTGGCCTTTTCCACTCATGACGATCCGGCGTTGGCAGAATGCGACTTGGTGTTTCTGGCCGTGCCCCATACGGCGGCGCTTGCCATGGCGCCGGCGCATGTGAAGCGCGGCGCAGTCGTCGTCGATCTGTCGGCCGACTTTCGCCTGGAAGATCCGGCTGTGTACGAGCAGTGGTACAACACGCCTCACACCGAGTTGGAGCTTTTGGCAAAACGTGCCTTTGGTCTGCCAGAACTCTTTCGCGACGATCTTGCGCGCGTGCAAGGCGAGCATGCGGCGGGCCAGGGGGTGCTCGTGGGGTGCGCTGGCTGCTATCCTACGGCGACGGCGCTTGCCGGGGCACCGGCCATGCGCCTGGGCCTCGCAAGCTCTGAGGGCGCCATCGTCGTCGACGCCATCTCTGGCGTGACGGGCGCCGGCAAGAAGTGCTCGCCGCGCACGCATTACTGTTTCGACAACGAAAACGTTGAAGCCTACGGGGTCGCCACGCATCGGCATACGCCCGAAATCGAACAAATTTTGGGCGCCAAAGACAGAGTTGTTTTCACGCCGCATCTTGCTCCGACCAATCGCGGCATCTTGTCTACGGTGAACATTCCGCTGGCAAGCGGCATTAAGCCTGATGCATCGGCCATCCGCGCCCAATACGAAGAGTTCTACTGGGACGATTATTTTGTGCACGTGCTCAACGAAAGGGTCCAGCCGCGCACATCTTCTGTGGCTGCGACCAACCATGCGCACCTGGGCATCGCCGTGAACGAACCCGCTCGCACGCTCATTGTCACCAGTGCCATCGACAACCTTGGCAAGGGCGCGGCCAGCCAAGCGGTGCAGTGCGCCAACATCGTGTTCGGCTTCGCCGAATCGGCAGGGCTGGACTATTTGGCCATCCCGGTCATATAA
- a CDS encoding argininosuccinate synthase: protein MAASKEKVILAYSGGLDTSCCIKWLQEEKNLDVVAVVGDVGQEHDGLAPIKEKALRSGAVDCVVVDMRDTFAKEYLTKALAANALYENKYPLVSALSRPLISKHLVDAAHKYGASCIAHGCTGKGNDQVRFEASIAMLDPSLEILAPVREWDFNTRPEEMAWAQAHGVEVPTTKASPYSIDDNLWGRAIECGVLEDPWCEPPADIYTMTQASEEAPDQPQYVEITFGRGVPYMLDGKQMSFLGVIYALNDIAGTHGFGRIDMVENRLVGVKSRECYEAPGALALIEAHKALEDLVLEREVLHFKHGMEQTWAELVYNGQWFSPLKEAIDAFMASTQRCLSGTVRLKFYKGACTVVGRKSSYSLYDEGLATYDEDDSFDHAAAKGFIGLWTLPTKTWAINRRQEGAPAELFDAQNAAGPLKKGRYEN from the coding sequence ATGGCTGCGTCAAAAGAGAAAGTGATTCTTGCGTATTCGGGAGGGCTCGACACCTCGTGCTGCATCAAGTGGCTGCAGGAGGAAAAGAACCTCGACGTCGTTGCGGTCGTGGGCGACGTGGGACAAGAGCACGACGGCCTTGCGCCCATCAAGGAAAAGGCGCTGCGCTCCGGCGCCGTCGATTGCGTGGTCGTGGACATGCGCGACACATTCGCCAAGGAATACCTTACCAAGGCGCTTGCCGCCAACGCCCTGTATGAAAACAAGTATCCGCTCGTGTCGGCATTGTCGCGCCCGCTCATTTCCAAGCATCTTGTCGACGCCGCCCACAAATACGGCGCGAGCTGCATCGCCCATGGCTGCACGGGCAAGGGCAACGACCAGGTGCGCTTCGAGGCGAGCATCGCCATGCTCGATCCGTCGCTTGAAATTCTGGCCCCGGTGCGCGAATGGGACTTCAACACCCGGCCCGAAGAGATGGCCTGGGCGCAAGCGCATGGGGTGGAAGTGCCTACCACCAAGGCCTCGCCCTATTCCATCGACGACAACCTGTGGGGCCGCGCTATCGAATGCGGCGTGCTGGAAGACCCGTGGTGCGAGCCTCCGGCCGACATCTACACGATGACGCAAGCGTCTGAAGAAGCTCCTGACCAGCCGCAATACGTGGAGATCACGTTCGGGCGCGGCGTGCCCTACATGCTCGACGGCAAGCAGATGAGCTTTCTGGGTGTCATTTACGCGCTGAACGACATCGCCGGGACGCACGGCTTCGGCCGCATCGACATGGTGGAAAACCGCCTCGTGGGCGTGAAGAGCCGCGAATGCTACGAAGCTCCCGGTGCGCTTGCGCTCATTGAAGCGCACAAGGCCTTGGAAGACTTGGTGCTCGAGCGCGAGGTGCTGCACTTCAAGCACGGCATGGAGCAGACCTGGGCCGAGCTGGTCTACAACGGCCAGTGGTTCTCGCCGCTCAAAGAGGCCATCGACGCATTCATGGCTTCCACGCAGCGCTGCCTGTCGGGCACGGTGCGCCTGAAGTTCTACAAGGGCGCGTGCACGGTCGTGGGGCGCAAAAGCTCGTATTCCCTCTACGACGAAGGCCTGGCCACCTACGACGAAGACGACTCGTTCGACCATGCGGCGGCCAAGGGCTTCATCGGGCTGTGGACGCTGCCGACGAAGACCTGGGCGATCAACCGTCGTCAAGAAGGCGCCCCCGCCGAGCTGTTCGACGCGCAAAACGCCGCCGGCCCGCTGAAAAAGGGTCGTTACGAGAACTAA
- a CDS encoding transglycosylase domain-containing protein: protein MASRSVKNRPSTKKKHPVVGLLYILIALIAAVAVTGVGIYAMGASWIGDLEDTDITVVEQSNTARPSEMYAADGTTLLARFQLEFREPVKYDAISDYVKEATVATEDERFYEHSGYDLMGIARAAVVTLTGMGREGASTITQQFVRNTILSEEMNDISLKRKIREMYLAVKVEEAYSKDAILLMYLNTINYGAGAYGIEAASQRYFSKHASDLTLTEAATLVGIPQSPTNNNPLDYPQTCQDRRDLVLNRMYENGYITEAERDEAQAVPLVDILNPTEPSVDGIVAYPYFTSYVRDLVIQDYADINLFTGGLKIITSLDVSAQEMAEKAVADKKASFDESISGALVAIEPSTGYVKALVGGEDYYANQTNLATGSGTDGGRPCGSTFKTFTLVTALENKISPQTMVDCGSPASIPETEYGTTEPPLQNIDNINYGTRSIQRAFAVSSNTGFVRLQMALGTDKVIEMAQRLGITSDLQPYASLTLGQQNVTMLDMANAYSIIGNGGTKYGPTPIVEIYDHVGNLVVDNTEPQGERVISQEIAHAAQDVMKTVVNSYEGTGYEAAMANGQEIAAKTGTSTNYKDITFCGTTPKIAVGVWFGDPAGGDVTLPAHATCADVFRNFVTEYQGDAAPEPFPDAADPEYDLTYSNSTYHIGGYSQWDYSNMNNNYGYSSGNNATTTEDDDTDNGYDTSDDANAATTDTSSTGGQTDGGTAATGDATGDGGAAAPGAATDGGGGEALPPGGGTGATDGGGATDGGSDNSGAAAASVDGGAVG from the coding sequence GTGGCTTCACGTTCTGTCAAAAACAGGCCGAGCACGAAAAAGAAGCATCCGGTCGTCGGCCTGCTCTATATACTGATAGCGCTCATTGCCGCCGTGGCGGTGACGGGCGTGGGCATTTATGCGATGGGCGCGTCGTGGATCGGCGACCTCGAAGACACCGACATCACCGTCGTCGAGCAGTCGAACACGGCCCGTCCGTCTGAAATGTACGCCGCCGACGGCACCACGCTGCTCGCGCGGTTCCAGCTGGAATTCCGCGAGCCGGTGAAGTACGACGCCATCAGCGACTACGTGAAGGAAGCCACCGTCGCTACTGAGGACGAGCGCTTCTACGAGCACAGCGGCTACGACCTTATGGGCATCGCCCGCGCCGCCGTGGTCACGCTGACCGGCATGGGCCGCGAAGGCGCGTCCACCATCACGCAGCAGTTCGTGCGCAACACCATTCTGTCCGAAGAGATGAACGACATCTCGCTCAAGCGCAAGATCCGCGAAATGTATCTGGCGGTGAAGGTGGAAGAGGCGTATTCCAAAGACGCTATTCTGCTCATGTACCTCAATACCATCAACTACGGCGCGGGTGCTTACGGCATCGAGGCGGCCTCGCAGCGCTATTTCTCCAAGCACGCGAGCGATCTGACCCTGACGGAAGCGGCCACGCTCGTGGGCATTCCGCAATCGCCGACCAACAACAACCCGCTCGACTATCCGCAGACGTGCCAGGACCGCCGTGATCTGGTGCTGAACCGCATGTATGAAAACGGCTACATCACCGAAGCCGAGCGCGACGAGGCCCAGGCCGTGCCGCTGGTGGACATCCTCAATCCCACCGAGCCTTCCGTCGACGGCATCGTGGCCTACCCGTACTTCACCAGCTACGTCCGCGACCTGGTCATTCAGGACTACGCTGACATCAACCTGTTCACCGGCGGCCTGAAGATCATCACGTCGCTCGACGTTTCCGCCCAGGAAATGGCAGAAAAGGCCGTCGCTGACAAGAAGGCCTCGTTCGACGAGTCCATCAGCGGCGCGCTGGTGGCCATCGAGCCGTCCACGGGCTATGTGAAGGCGCTTGTCGGCGGCGAAGACTACTACGCCAACCAAACGAACCTCGCCACAGGCTCTGGCACCGACGGCGGCCGTCCGTGCGGCTCCACGTTCAAAACGTTCACGCTCGTCACGGCGCTTGAAAACAAGATAAGCCCCCAGACGATGGTCGATTGCGGAAGCCCGGCCAGCATTCCTGAAACCGAATACGGCACCACCGAGCCGCCGCTGCAAAACATCGACAACATCAACTACGGGACCCGCAGCATCCAACGCGCGTTCGCCGTGTCGTCCAACACCGGGTTCGTGCGTCTGCAGATGGCGCTTGGCACCGACAAGGTCATCGAAATGGCGCAGCGTCTGGGCATCACGTCCGACCTGCAGCCGTACGCCTCGCTCACGCTCGGCCAGCAAAACGTCACTATGCTCGACATGGCAAACGCCTATTCCATCATCGGCAACGGCGGCACGAAGTACGGCCCGACGCCCATCGTCGAAATCTACGACCACGTCGGCAACCTGGTGGTCGACAACACCGAGCCGCAGGGCGAGCGCGTTATTTCGCAGGAGATCGCCCATGCCGCCCAAGACGTCATGAAGACCGTCGTGAACTCCTACGAAGGCACCGGCTACGAAGCCGCCATGGCCAACGGCCAGGAAATCGCCGCCAAGACCGGCACGTCCACCAACTACAAGGACATCACGTTCTGCGGCACCACGCCGAAGATCGCCGTGGGCGTTTGGTTCGGCGATCCTGCGGGCGGCGACGTGACGCTTCCCGCGCATGCCACCTGCGCCGACGTGTTCAGGAACTTCGTGACCGAATACCAGGGAGACGCCGCCCCCGAGCCGTTCCCCGATGCGGCCGACCCCGAATACGACCTGACGTATTCCAATTCCACGTACCACATCGGCGGCTATTCGCAGTGGGACTATTCCAACATGAACAACAATTACGGGTATTCTTCTGGTAACAATGCCACGACTACTGAAGACGACGACACCGACAACGGCTACGATACCTCAGACGACGCCAACGCCGCGACGACCGACACGTCTTCGACCGGCGGCCAGACCGATGGCGGGACGGCTGCAACCGGAGATGCGACAGGCGACGGCGGGGCTGCCGCGCCTGGCGCTGCGACGGACGGCGGTGGAGGAGAAGCCCTTCCTCCTGGCGGTGGGACCGGCGCGACCGACGGCGGCGGCGCAACCGACGGCGGTTCGGACAATTCGGGCGCCGCGGCGGCTTCCGTCGACGGCGGCGCCGTCGGCTAA
- the argB gene encoding acetylglutamate kinase yields the protein MKYAKHTRPNGATLHEAKVLVDALPWIKNVTGKTIVIKYGGSAMVDEELRRDVMNDIVLLKIIGANPIIVHGGGKAISEAMAEKELPVEFKDGQRVTTPEAMEVVREVLVGRVNQDLVAALNVHGNFAVGVSGADAGILVAEPMDAGLGRVGKIIRINQALLDDLVEADYIPVVASVALGEDCGFFNVNADRVAGALAAAVKANKVIFLTDVDGLYENFEDKDSLISNMTLFEAQYMVENNIVSTGMIPKLESCIQALESGVFRAHILNGTMPHSILLELLTSSGVGTTIHATDEACKYDSFPMGRFASKLIENALVSNA from the coding sequence ATGAAATACGCAAAGCACACCCGTCCGAACGGGGCGACCCTTCACGAGGCGAAAGTCCTGGTCGACGCGCTTCCTTGGATCAAGAACGTTACCGGCAAGACCATCGTCATCAAATACGGCGGTTCTGCCATGGTCGACGAAGAGCTGCGCCGCGACGTTATGAACGACATCGTGCTGCTGAAGATCATCGGCGCCAATCCCATTATCGTTCACGGCGGCGGCAAAGCCATTTCCGAAGCCATGGCCGAAAAAGAGCTGCCGGTCGAATTCAAAGACGGCCAGCGCGTCACCACGCCTGAGGCTATGGAAGTGGTGCGCGAAGTGCTGGTCGGCCGGGTCAATCAAGACCTCGTGGCGGCGCTCAACGTCCATGGCAATTTCGCCGTGGGCGTGAGCGGGGCGGACGCAGGCATACTCGTTGCCGAGCCGATGGACGCGGGCCTTGGTCGCGTCGGCAAGATCATCCGCATCAACCAAGCGCTGCTCGACGACCTGGTGGAGGCCGATTACATCCCGGTCGTCGCCTCGGTGGCGCTGGGGGAAGACTGCGGCTTTTTCAACGTCAACGCCGACCGCGTGGCGGGGGCGTTGGCTGCGGCCGTCAAGGCGAACAAGGTCATCTTCCTCACCGACGTCGACGGCTTGTATGAAAACTTTGAAGACAAAGACTCGCTCATTTCGAACATGACGCTGTTCGAGGCGCAATATATGGTTGAAAACAACATTGTGTCCACGGGCATGATCCCCAAGCTGGAATCATGCATCCAGGCGCTTGAGTCGGGCGTGTTCCGGGCGCATATTCTGAACGGCACCATGCCCCATTCCATTCTGCTCGAATTGTTGACCAGCTCGGGCGTCGGCACCACCATTCACGCTACGGACGAAGCGTGCAAGTACGATTCGTTCCCCATGGGGCGCTTCGCGTCGAAGCTGATTGAAAACGCCTTGGTGAGCAACGCATAA
- the argJ gene encoding bifunctional glutamate N-acetyltransferase/amino-acid acetyltransferase ArgJ, whose protein sequence is MTGTSSAGVETTSGYTPLRSVRGIPAREGLNIVEGGGVTSAQGFRAAGVHAGFRANPNRLDMALVVADEPCACAAVFTKNVFCSAPVSVSRKHLDDVGYGTARAVVVNSGNANAATGQPGLEAAEHTAAIVGEAVGCPSSEVMVASTGVIGQLLDVAPFEEGVPAALAQATAQAGASAAQAIMTTDTVPKEAAVSFDGTPLGFEGVTFTVGGMAKGSGMIMPNMATMIAVLTTDAPVKAPDLHAALVAAASRSFNKVTVDSDTSTNDCCFLLASGAAAADGASFEPGSEAFAAFEAALDEVCQALARKMAADGEGASRLVTVTVTGAASDEDADVAARAIANSPLVKTMIAGHDANWGRVAMAIGKCGAAFRQEDAAIDLLGLPVCRGGLTVPFDEDEALRRFEDPEIAIDVDLGAGDCETTIWTCDFTHDYITINGDYRS, encoded by the coding sequence ATGACAGGTACCTCATCAGCGGGCGTCGAAACAACAAGCGGGTACACGCCGCTTCGAAGCGTTCGGGGAATTCCTGCGCGCGAAGGTCTGAACATCGTCGAGGGCGGTGGCGTGACCAGCGCCCAGGGCTTTCGTGCCGCAGGCGTGCATGCGGGGTTCCGGGCCAATCCCAATCGACTCGACATGGCTCTGGTCGTGGCCGACGAGCCGTGCGCCTGCGCGGCCGTGTTCACGAAAAACGTGTTCTGCTCGGCGCCGGTTTCGGTGTCGCGCAAGCATCTTGACGATGTCGGGTATGGCACGGCGCGCGCCGTGGTCGTGAATTCCGGCAACGCCAACGCCGCTACCGGTCAACCGGGCCTTGAAGCCGCCGAGCATACGGCGGCCATCGTCGGGGAGGCGGTCGGCTGTCCGTCAAGCGAGGTCATGGTCGCTTCGACCGGCGTCATCGGCCAGCTTTTGGACGTCGCGCCGTTCGAGGAAGGCGTGCCGGCTGCGCTTGCGCAGGCGACCGCGCAAGCCGGGGCTTCGGCGGCGCAAGCCATCATGACCACCGACACGGTGCCCAAAGAGGCCGCGGTGTCCTTCGACGGAACGCCGCTGGGCTTTGAAGGCGTCACGTTCACGGTGGGCGGCATGGCGAAGGGCTCGGGCATGATCATGCCGAACATGGCCACGATGATCGCCGTTCTGACGACTGATGCGCCGGTGAAGGCGCCCGATTTGCACGCCGCGCTCGTGGCGGCGGCGAGCCGCAGCTTCAACAAAGTGACCGTCGATTCCGACACGTCGACCAACGACTGCTGCTTTTTGCTCGCCAGCGGGGCTGCGGCGGCAGACGGGGCGTCGTTCGAGCCGGGCAGCGAGGCCTTCGCCGCATTCGAAGCGGCGCTCGACGAGGTGTGCCAAGCGCTCGCCCGCAAGATGGCGGCCGACGGGGAAGGCGCGTCGCGGCTGGTCACGGTCACGGTGACCGGTGCCGCCAGCGACGAGGACGCCGATGTGGCGGCGCGGGCCATCGCCAATTCGCCGCTCGTCAAAACGATGATCGCCGGCCATGACGCCAACTGGGGCCGCGTGGCCATGGCGATTGGCAAGTGCGGCGCGGCGTTTCGCCAAGAGGACGCCGCCATCGACCTTTTGGGCTTGCCGGTGTGCCGCGGCGGCTTGACGGTTCCCTTCGACGAGGACGAGGCGCTTCGACGTTTCGAAGATCCCGAAATCGCCATCGACGTCGATTTGGGCGCCGGCGACTGCGAAACCACCATATGGACCTGCGACTTCACGCACGACTACATCACGATCAACGGAGATTACCGATCATGA
- a CDS encoding arginine repressor — translation MKKRQQRHDVIRDIVRECNVRTQRDLACQLQSAGYECTQATISRDIMDMGLVKSREGFYVLPEEVRLQRMVSELVEEVHVAGNLVVVKTYSGGAAGVSAALDKASLRGALGTVAGDNTIMIAATDADAAIEVERAIDRLRRR, via the coding sequence ATGAAGAAGCGCCAGCAACGTCATGACGTCATTCGCGACATTGTTCGCGAATGCAATGTCAGAACCCAGCGCGATCTTGCCTGCCAGCTGCAGTCGGCGGGCTATGAATGCACGCAGGCGACCATTTCCCGCGACATCATGGACATGGGTCTGGTGAAGTCGCGCGAAGGCTTCTATGTTCTTCCCGAAGAAGTACGGCTCCAGCGAATGGTCTCTGAACTGGTAGAGGAAGTGCACGTGGCGGGCAATTTGGTTGTGGTGAAGACGTATTCCGGCGGAGCCGCCGGCGTCTCTGCTGCGCTTGACAAGGCCAGCCTGCGCGGTGCGCTCGGCACGGTCGCGGGCGACAACACCATCATGATCGCTGCCACCGATGCTGATGCTGCCATTGAGGTCGAACGCGCCATCGACCGTCTGCGACGACGATAA
- the argH gene encoding argininosuccinate lyase, with the protein MALWSGRFTQDVGELTQRFGASLPVDRALYVQDIAGSKAHAAMLAAQGIILPHDNEAIQSGLDDVRASIESGEFAFDVNDEDIHMAVEGALIRSIGDAGARLHTGRSRNDQAVTDTRLFAKARCAALMQANCDLRAALMSQADANKDVLMPGYTHMQHAQPVLFAHHLLAYVAMLERDYGRLKAARTAADASPLGAAALAGTTYPLDRFQTAEALGFSRVIGNSLDAVSDRDFLLDLVYACSVSCLHLSRLCEELVLWSTAEFDFIELSDAFSTGSSIMPQKKNPDFAELIRGKTGRVVGDLVALLMTLKALPLAYNKDLQEDKRAAIDAAKTLEDCCRCAAGMVATMTVKPASMLAQAEKGHLAATDVADYLAKKGMPFRQAHAVVGHLVLLCERRGCGLGDLSLADFQAESDLFDADIADALDLRAIVEARTTYGGTASVRVAEQMDAARARLETDAAACGAGGSCGPAGPYSC; encoded by the coding sequence ATGGCATTGTGGTCAGGCCGGTTCACGCAAGACGTTGGCGAGCTCACGCAGCGCTTCGGCGCCTCGCTGCCCGTCGACCGGGCGCTGTATGTCCAAGACATCGCCGGTTCGAAGGCGCATGCGGCGATGCTCGCCGCCCAAGGCATCATCTTGCCGCACGACAACGAGGCCATCCAAAGCGGCCTTGACGACGTGCGCGCGTCCATCGAGTCGGGGGAATTCGCCTTCGACGTGAACGACGAGGACATCCACATGGCCGTCGAAGGCGCCCTCATCCGTTCCATCGGGGATGCGGGCGCGCGCCTGCACACCGGCCGCAGTCGAAACGACCAGGCCGTGACCGACACGCGCCTGTTCGCAAAGGCGCGCTGTGCGGCGCTCATGCAGGCGAACTGCGACCTGCGCGCGGCGCTCATGTCCCAGGCCGACGCGAACAAAGACGTGCTCATGCCGGGGTACACGCATATGCAGCATGCCCAGCCCGTGCTGTTTGCCCACCACCTGCTTGCTTACGTCGCCATGCTTGAGCGCGACTATGGCCGTCTGAAGGCCGCTCGCACTGCCGCCGACGCCTCGCCGCTCGGCGCGGCGGCGCTGGCCGGCACCACCTACCCGCTCGACCGCTTCCAAACCGCCGAAGCGCTGGGATTTTCGCGCGTCATCGGCAATTCGCTCGATGCGGTGTCCGACCGCGACTTTTTGCTCGACCTGGTGTATGCCTGCAGCGTGTCGTGTTTGCACCTGTCGCGCTTGTGCGAGGAGCTGGTGCTGTGGTCCACGGCAGAATTCGACTTCATCGAGCTGTCAGATGCGTTTTCCACCGGGTCGTCCATCATGCCGCAAAAGAAAAACCCCGACTTCGCCGAGCTGATCCGCGGCAAGACGGGCCGCGTGGTGGGCGATCTGGTGGCCCTGCTCATGACGCTCAAAGCGCTGCCGCTTGCCTACAACAAGGATTTGCAGGAAGACAAGCGGGCCGCCATCGATGCGGCGAAGACGCTGGAGGACTGCTGTCGGTGCGCTGCGGGCATGGTTGCAACGATGACGGTCAAACCCGCGTCGATGCTGGCCCAGGCCGAAAAAGGCCACCTTGCGGCGACCGACGTGGCCGACTACCTGGCGAAGAAGGGCATGCCGTTTCGCCAGGCCCATGCGGTCGTGGGGCATCTGGTGCTTTTGTGCGAGCGGCGCGGCTGCGGCCTGGGCGATCTTTCGCTTGCCGATTTCCAGGCGGAAAGCGATCTGTTCGACGCCGACATCGCAGATGCGCTTGACCTGCGGGCCATCGTGGAGGCTCGCACCACCTATGGGGGCACGGCGTCGGTTCGCGTAGCCGAGCAGATGGACGCCGCCCGGGCACGCCTGGAAACAGACGCGGCCGCTTGCGGGGCGGGCGGTTCGTGCGGCCCGGCGGGTCCGTACTCCTGCTGA
- a CDS encoding aminotransferase class III-fold pyridoxal phosphate-dependent enzyme gives MSLETQKELESAYVMHTFARKPVEFVRGQGMLLYDAEGREYLDFLSGIGVVSLGHSNPALVAALQRQDEKLLHVSNYYYVEGRGEVARTLSGLLNACVAEADRTPWKSFFTNSGAESNECAIKLARLYAKKRAEAQVRAQGGDDAAAAAAREGAPRTVVTLQKSFHGRTLATLAATAQPAKQEAFQPLPGGFVATPANDVEALERLFADRGADICAVMVECIQGESGVHPCTPEFLAKVRELTERTGALMICDEVQCGIYRCGTYPFGFQHFGVQPDIVSMAKGIGSGIPMGVCAARAQVADAFDPGDHGTTFGGSCLAVVAAACVLDRLGAEGVPERIADVGDYLQQSLADVVGVAGVRGIGLMVACDLDEGIDAHDVVNRGLEAGLVLNATGPSTLRFLPPLVCERRHVDVLVERLAKLLS, from the coding sequence ATGAGTTTGGAAACGCAGAAAGAGCTGGAATCTGCCTACGTCATGCACACGTTCGCTCGCAAGCCGGTCGAATTCGTGCGAGGGCAAGGCATGCTTCTGTATGACGCCGAAGGTCGGGAATACCTCGACTTTTTGTCGGGCATCGGGGTGGTCAGCCTCGGCCACAGCAATCCGGCGCTCGTGGCTGCTTTGCAGCGGCAAGACGAAAAGCTGCTTCACGTGAGCAACTACTATTACGTGGAAGGCCGCGGGGAAGTGGCCCGCACGCTGTCCGGCCTGCTGAACGCTTGCGTCGCTGAGGCAGACCGCACGCCGTGGAAGAGCTTCTTCACGAACTCGGGTGCTGAATCGAACGAATGTGCTATAAAACTCGCCCGCCTGTATGCGAAGAAGCGCGCCGAAGCGCAGGTTCGCGCACAGGGAGGCGACGATGCGGCGGCGGCAGCGGCCCGGGAGGGTGCGCCGCGCACGGTGGTCACGCTGCAAAAGAGCTTTCATGGGCGCACGCTCGCGACGCTGGCGGCAACGGCCCAACCGGCCAAGCAAGAGGCATTCCAGCCGCTTCCCGGCGGGTTCGTCGCCACGCCGGCCAACGATGTCGAAGCGCTGGAGCGGCTGTTCGCCGACCGGGGCGCCGACATTTGCGCCGTCATGGTCGAGTGCATCCAGGGCGAAAGCGGGGTGCATCCGTGCACGCCGGAATTCCTGGCGAAGGTCCGCGAGCTGACGGAGCGGACCGGCGCCCTCATGATCTGCGACGAGGTGCAGTGCGGTATCTATCGCTGCGGCACCTATCCGTTCGGGTTCCAGCATTTCGGCGTGCAGCCCGACATCGTGTCCATGGCGAAGGGCATCGGTTCGGGCATTCCCATGGGCGTGTGCGCCGCGCGTGCACAGGTGGCCGATGCGTTCGACCCCGGCGACCACGGCACCACGTTCGGCGGCAGCTGCTTGGCCGTTGTTGCTGCCGCCTGCGTGCTTGACCGCCTCGGGGCCGAAGGCGTTCCCGAGCGCATTGCCGACGTGGGCGACTACCTGCAGCAAAGCTTGGCCGACGTGGTGGGCGTGGCCGGCGTCCGCGGCATCGGCCTTATGGTCGCCTGCGATTTGGACGAGGGCATCGACGCGCATGACGTGGTGAACCGGGGCCTTGAAGCGGGGCTGGTGCTCAACGCGACCGGTCCTTCCACGCTGCGCTTCTTGCCGCCGCTCGTGTGCGAGCGCCGTCATGTCGACGTTTTGGTCGAGCGCTTGGCGAAGCTGCTTTCGTAA